From the Chloroflexus aurantiacus J-10-fl genome, one window contains:
- a CDS encoding Ig-like domain-containing alpha-2-macroglobulin family protein → MQRGIQRLARLWTILLVGVVASLLCGLAMRWLVPLSPWVETPTVQLRDPLPQSRTVPPRSSITLAFSTPMNPFTVIRALRIDPPLAATYQWSDDMRVLQIVPAQPLQPATVYRIHVATNAQSRWWRPLSQPLDVTFVTAAQPTIRTALAPRRLDAPIALIFSQPMVAEDAIGQLVSLAQIRLSPPWPLNGEWLDPQTLLLQPMMAFTAATTYTLTIDATLRDARGIELGQPFRWQFSTPWPQLIDQTPPPEARWVNPQQPLVLVFDAPIDTRLLSSVLDITPPISGDMTGVMDDGRYVVSFTPYTGWVPGQTYQVRLRTGETGAALSSWRFYVEPEPALIASFPGQGQSLLPDQEIRLIFSTPMDETELRAGLRFDPPVNDVHLTVDDNRVSLRPVVQAATTYTITIAAGTRDRSGVPLQNDISLTIRTASSPPTLRVVGDLLQRFPANATPAITIERMNLNALNAQLYQLDATTLIRAISLRSDEWPGFIPERYGQPLVRAWREILNDPPDELVRSVFSLTSNSEGALLPPGAYYLRLTADNGLRVDQLLLVSAIRLTVVPNGDELLLWVTSNGNGKPLADIPLTIYLDEALISRGTSNEQGVWRVPLAGLGTLVGSIANRTIIAIAEGEGIALARTVLARSTGSETLALLAPDRLSYRPGGIVRISGIVRERQPDGRVTLPTINSCRLKLEGPKLAGEPTAVTCTINDTGQLDGSLRLDARTAPGTYTVQVSIGETTYAVPIQVFVPTTTTTIRVTPTLTNSLAIDVVRAGLPVAGVAVSWTLRLETLSTPELDGTSGDVLGSAAETLASAITDQSGRVQITLPAAEALIRPLRYRLELTAQLPDGEQLPYSAEGIIAPRSPRLTIEAPGVIERDERARVTISLQQVDGPPIPNSLVELEVRRTSNDPPLLVRRVRTNAGGTANTELVPLAPGRYEVTVRSGLSVSRRQLWVAGSGIATAEPMLVTDRTAYTVGETARLLISGPTGGGTLLLIAGQGDTARTILTTLQPGTIIPFPITNDLPPTTLITALIDDGTRLWVHTAVLQIDPPASPLLSLPQTEVVPGTTITLTVTAPMSTFLTTLTPIHAPAINLDPWNQPLVARRTTERSTRHCCTLNRAINRRSASNLAPPTTTIRALAPRRDCHRRLWNCYSDRHTP, encoded by the coding sequence ATGCAGCGCGGGATACAGAGACTGGCCCGCCTCTGGACAATTCTGTTGGTCGGAGTAGTTGCGAGCTTACTATGTGGGCTGGCAATGCGCTGGCTGGTACCGTTGTCGCCGTGGGTAGAGACACCTACGGTTCAACTCCGCGATCCATTGCCCCAAAGCCGAACTGTACCACCACGCAGCTCCATCACGCTCGCCTTCAGTACGCCGATGAATCCATTTACGGTGATACGCGCTCTCCGCATCGATCCGCCGCTGGCCGCTACTTATCAGTGGTCGGACGATATGCGCGTGTTGCAGATAGTGCCTGCCCAACCCTTACAACCGGCAACTGTGTATCGCATTCACGTGGCAACGAACGCGCAGAGTCGGTGGTGGCGGCCATTGTCGCAGCCGCTGGATGTCACGTTTGTCACGGCAGCCCAACCAACGATTCGCACGGCCCTGGCCCCACGCCGGCTCGATGCACCGATTGCGCTCATCTTTAGCCAGCCTATGGTGGCTGAGGATGCAATTGGTCAACTGGTGTCTCTCGCGCAGATACGCCTCTCTCCGCCCTGGCCACTTAACGGCGAGTGGCTCGATCCACAGACCCTGCTGCTACAACCGATGATGGCGTTTACTGCGGCAACCACCTACACGTTGACCATTGATGCCACGCTCCGCGATGCAAGGGGCATTGAATTAGGGCAACCGTTTCGCTGGCAGTTCAGCACACCCTGGCCGCAGCTCATTGACCAGACCCCACCGCCAGAAGCGCGATGGGTAAACCCGCAACAACCCCTGGTTCTGGTCTTCGATGCGCCAATTGATACGCGCTTGCTCAGCAGTGTGCTCGACATTACGCCGCCGATTAGCGGCGATATGACCGGCGTCATGGATGATGGACGCTACGTCGTATCGTTTACCCCCTACACCGGTTGGGTACCTGGTCAAACCTATCAGGTACGTCTCCGTACCGGCGAAACCGGAGCAGCGTTGTCCAGTTGGCGATTTTATGTTGAGCCGGAACCGGCATTAATTGCCTCTTTCCCCGGCCAGGGTCAATCGCTTCTACCTGATCAAGAGATTCGCCTGATCTTCAGTACACCAATGGACGAGACTGAACTGCGAGCCGGATTGCGTTTTGATCCTCCGGTGAACGACGTTCATCTGACCGTTGATGACAATCGGGTCAGTCTCCGCCCGGTTGTGCAGGCAGCAACGACCTACACCATCACCATTGCCGCCGGCACCCGCGACCGCAGCGGGGTACCACTCCAAAACGATATTTCACTGACGATTCGCACCGCCAGCTCCCCACCGACACTACGGGTTGTCGGCGATCTGCTGCAACGCTTCCCGGCCAATGCAACGCCGGCTATTACCATCGAGCGAATGAACCTCAATGCCCTGAATGCACAACTGTACCAGCTCGATGCCACAACTCTGATCCGTGCCATCTCATTGCGCTCTGACGAATGGCCAGGATTTATCCCGGAACGGTACGGGCAGCCATTAGTCCGGGCCTGGCGCGAAATACTCAACGATCCGCCTGATGAATTGGTGCGTAGCGTCTTTTCCCTTACCAGCAATAGTGAAGGAGCATTGCTCCCCCCCGGTGCCTACTATCTACGGCTAACAGCCGACAATGGTTTGCGCGTTGATCAATTATTACTCGTCTCCGCAATCCGTCTGACAGTCGTCCCCAACGGTGATGAGTTGCTGTTGTGGGTTACCAGCAACGGCAACGGAAAACCGCTCGCCGACATCCCGCTCACGATCTACCTCGATGAAGCTCTGATCAGTCGCGGTACCAGCAACGAGCAGGGGGTGTGGCGCGTGCCACTTGCCGGATTGGGCACTCTGGTTGGCAGTATCGCCAATCGGACGATCATCGCTATTGCTGAAGGGGAAGGTATTGCGCTGGCCCGTACTGTGCTTGCGCGATCAACCGGCTCGGAAACTCTTGCCCTGCTGGCACCTGATCGCCTGAGTTATCGCCCAGGCGGGATTGTGCGTATCAGCGGCATCGTCCGTGAACGTCAGCCTGATGGCCGGGTGACGCTACCCACTATCAACTCCTGTCGGCTCAAGCTGGAGGGTCCAAAACTCGCCGGTGAACCAACTGCCGTTACCTGCACAATCAACGATACCGGCCAACTTGACGGAAGCCTGCGCCTCGATGCCCGTACAGCACCCGGCACCTACACGGTGCAGGTAAGTATCGGTGAGACAACGTATGCAGTGCCGATTCAGGTCTTTGTGCCGACGACCACCACAACTATTCGCGTGACACCGACCCTCACCAACAGTCTCGCCATCGATGTGGTTCGCGCCGGCTTACCGGTCGCTGGTGTCGCGGTGAGCTGGACGCTCCGGCTCGAAACACTATCGACACCTGAGCTTGATGGGACAAGCGGCGACGTGTTGGGTTCAGCCGCTGAAACGCTGGCGAGTGCTATTACCGATCAGAGCGGGCGGGTGCAGATTACACTGCCGGCAGCCGAAGCCCTGATTCGCCCGCTTCGCTACCGCCTAGAGCTGACTGCACAGTTACCCGACGGCGAACAATTACCGTATAGCGCGGAAGGGATCATCGCGCCACGCAGCCCACGGCTCACTATCGAGGCACCAGGGGTTATTGAACGCGATGAACGGGCCAGAGTAACTATCTCGCTGCAACAGGTGGACGGTCCACCCATCCCCAACAGCCTGGTAGAACTGGAAGTACGGCGCACCAGTAACGATCCGCCGTTGCTGGTACGGCGAGTGCGTACCAACGCCGGTGGCACAGCCAACACCGAACTGGTTCCGCTCGCCCCCGGTCGCTACGAAGTCACCGTGCGCTCTGGGTTAAGTGTGAGTCGTCGCCAATTATGGGTCGCAGGGTCCGGTATTGCCACCGCTGAACCAATGCTGGTTACTGATCGCACTGCCTACACTGTTGGTGAGACAGCACGGCTGTTGATCAGTGGTCCAACCGGCGGTGGCACTCTCTTGCTGATTGCAGGGCAGGGTGACACAGCCCGTACTATCCTGACAACGTTGCAGCCCGGTACGATTATTCCATTTCCCATCACCAACGACTTACCACCAACGACGCTCATCACAGCCTTGATCGACGATGGCACCCGGCTTTGGGTACATACAGCGGTGCTCCAGATCGATCCACCGGCGTCGCCATTACTTTCCCTACCACAAACCGAGGTCGTGCCGGGAACGACCATCACGCTAACCGTTACCGCGCCGATGAGTACATTCCTGACAACGCTAACTCCTATCCATGCCCCGGCGATCAACCTTGATCCCTGGAATCAGCCACTGGTTGCCAGGCGAACAACTGAGCGGTCTACCCGGCATTGTTGTACCCTCAACCGTGCAATCAACCGGCGATCAGCATCAAATCTCGCTCCGCCTACCACAACAATCAGGGCGCTGGCGCCTCGACGTGATTGCCATCGCCGACTCTGGAACTGCTACAGCGACCGGCATACTCCTTGA
- a CDS encoding homoserine kinase, which yields MLTHDEISRVLAHYDVGELRSVRAAGRGMINETAFIETSVGRFVIRRNRRVSGLQSITFRHRLLDWLRQRGFPAPRILPARNGETMVIVNDRVYELSIFIIGDEFNPARPQQLSDIGRVLASYHRAVAGFPDLPPALTPRYLPSSLRSLTERLITRDILGELTIPLHWYERRIADLCHKLSDEAYTALPHLLIHGDVHRDNLIFRGDAVAALIDYDQVCVDARLVDVADALVDMAIGSPPPGWSTWGVYRAPLDLERVRLLLHAYNAITPLSHQEAAALTVMLEVVWLQGNLRRTLSTPDAEPEYHLELLGQGQWFSEWMDRHRDQVLSAGLAT from the coding sequence ATGCTGACACACGACGAGATTTCCCGTGTATTGGCCCACTATGATGTAGGTGAGCTACGGTCGGTACGGGCTGCCGGCCGGGGGATGATCAATGAAACAGCGTTTATCGAAACCAGTGTTGGCCGCTTTGTGATCCGTCGCAATCGTCGTGTCAGTGGTCTTCAATCGATTACATTTCGCCATCGGTTGCTCGATTGGCTTCGCCAGCGCGGTTTCCCGGCGCCACGTATCCTGCCGGCCCGCAATGGCGAGACGATGGTTATCGTTAATGACCGAGTCTACGAGCTGAGCATCTTTATCATCGGCGACGAATTTAATCCTGCCCGCCCTCAACAGTTGAGCGATATTGGCCGTGTGCTGGCCAGTTATCACCGGGCGGTTGCCGGTTTTCCCGATCTCCCCCCTGCATTAACGCCCCGTTACCTGCCTTCCAGTCTACGTAGTCTGACCGAACGCCTGATCACGCGTGACATCCTGGGTGAGTTGACCATCCCGTTACACTGGTACGAACGACGGATCGCCGATTTGTGCCATAAACTGAGTGACGAAGCCTATACCGCTCTCCCACATCTGCTTATCCACGGTGATGTGCATCGCGACAACCTTATCTTTCGTGGTGATGCAGTAGCGGCGCTGATCGACTACGATCAGGTCTGTGTCGATGCCCGCCTGGTCGATGTCGCTGATGCCCTGGTAGATATGGCGATTGGCTCACCACCCCCAGGCTGGTCAACGTGGGGGGTATATCGCGCACCACTTGATCTCGAACGGGTTCGACTGCTGCTCCATGCGTACAATGCAATCACGCCCCTGTCACACCAGGAAGCTGCCGCACTCACGGTCATGCTCGAAGTCGTCTGGCTCCAGGGGAACCTGCGGCGTACCCTCAGCACACCAGATGCTGAACCTGAGTACCATTTGGAACTGTTGGGACAGGGACAATGGTTTTCGGAATGGATGGATCGTCATCGCGATCAGGTGCTGTCGGCAGGTTTAGCAACGTGA
- the sfsA gene encoding DNA/RNA nuclease SfsA, translating into MVTGHGTGHHGQSPVRVPLSSGAPLVEATFASRPSQFLVEAQMGGRMVRAHLADRGRLTDLLTPGARLLLASREEIGRKTAFQVVAVYQDGDLVSLDTQLPNRLVAAALSLGALPQFARYSRVQREVQLGPHRIDFRLSEGLDTCLLEVKSVTRLVDGIAVFPDAPTERGGRHLELLINAARNGQRAAVVFIIQRSRGCAFAPDVTVDPAFSRSLREARSVGVEIYAYRCPVDPSGITLGQEVPVFASFAAVPFELRQH; encoded by the coding sequence ATGGTGACAGGGCACGGAACAGGACATCACGGACAATCGCCAGTACGGGTTCCGCTTTCCAGTGGAGCGCCACTGGTTGAGGCGACGTTTGCCAGTCGTCCGAGCCAGTTTCTGGTCGAAGCCCAGATGGGTGGGCGAATGGTGCGTGCGCATCTCGCCGACCGGGGGCGATTAACCGATTTGCTAACACCAGGAGCGCGCCTGTTGCTCGCCTCACGCGAGGAAATTGGGCGGAAGACGGCATTTCAGGTGGTAGCAGTCTATCAGGATGGCGACCTGGTCTCGCTTGACACCCAATTACCCAATCGCCTGGTGGCGGCAGCATTGTCGCTCGGTGCGCTTCCCCAATTCGCGCGTTATTCGCGGGTACAGCGAGAAGTACAGCTTGGCCCGCATCGCATCGATTTTCGCTTAAGTGAAGGACTGGATACCTGTCTGCTGGAGGTCAAGTCGGTGACCCGGCTGGTTGATGGGATTGCCGTCTTTCCCGACGCACCGACTGAGCGTGGGGGGCGCCATCTGGAGCTACTGATCAATGCTGCCCGGAATGGTCAGCGGGCGGCTGTAGTGTTCATCATTCAACGCTCGCGTGGTTGCGCATTTGCCCCCGATGTGACCGTTGATCCGGCGTTCAGCCGGTCGTTACGAGAAGCACGCTCGGTTGGTGTTGAGATATACGCCTACCGTTGCCCGGTCGATCCGTCTGGTATCACGCTGGGCCAGGAGGTGCCGGTCTTCGCCTCGTTTGCAGCCGTACCGTTCGAGCTGCGGCAACACTGA
- a CDS encoding SGNH/GDSL hydrolase family protein — protein sequence MTRWLWLIWLAVLGVVCLGGLLAWQRARHFERLFHLTRLDPLGLTAISNDRSPSARIVMFGDSRAAAWPPPDGFTMVNRGVPGHTSAQARLRYRLHVSPLKPELVIMQVGVNDLAALAILDDDDDSEAITQATIANLREMLTLARNDGSRVILTTIFPLGPNALERLDPSTSRITAAITRVNQAIHAMAAPDVIIFDSAAILADETGYVAEPFRDDLLHINAAGYRLLNERLVTLLRELE from the coding sequence TTGACACGTTGGCTCTGGCTTATCTGGCTCGCTGTGCTGGGGGTAGTCTGTCTAGGGGGATTGCTGGCCTGGCAGCGCGCCCGTCATTTTGAACGGCTGTTTCATCTGACTCGGCTTGATCCGCTGGGTTTGACCGCTATCAGCAATGATCGCTCGCCATCAGCGCGTATCGTGATGTTCGGTGACTCGCGAGCCGCAGCATGGCCACCACCGGACGGCTTTACGATGGTCAACCGCGGTGTTCCCGGCCATACTAGCGCCCAGGCGCGCCTGCGCTACCGGCTCCATGTTAGTCCGCTCAAGCCAGAACTGGTGATTATGCAGGTCGGTGTCAATGATCTGGCGGCGCTGGCAATTCTGGACGACGACGATGACAGCGAGGCGATTACGCAGGCAACTATTGCCAATCTGCGCGAGATGCTGACCCTCGCCCGCAATGATGGCAGTCGGGTTATCCTGACCACCATCTTTCCCCTTGGCCCAAATGCGCTTGAACGGCTCGATCCATCAACCAGTCGGATCACGGCGGCGATTACCCGCGTCAATCAGGCAATCCATGCTATGGCAGCCCCAGATGTCATTATCTTCGACAGTGCAGCGATCCTGGCCGATGAAACGGGGTATGTGGCTGAGCCGTTTCGTGATGATCTGCTTCACATCAATGCAGCGGGGTACAGGTTGTTGAATGAGCGGTTGGTCACGCTCTTGCGCGAACTGGAGTGA
- a CDS encoding MFS transporter, whose amino-acid sequence MQTRWQTTLWIMFVAQFLSAIGFSIIFPFLPLYVAYLGVVTIGDVALWSGLVFSLQALTMAIAAPIWGSLADRLGYKLMVERAMYGGAIILLLMGFARSAEELTLLRTIQGMITGTISAANALVATVTPRERMGFAMGTLQMGLWSGTAAGPLIGGIMAETLGFRATFITTAALLLISGILVTVGVRGVRQTASATKRPSLSMWQSWLSILRTPGIRPAYSMRFLSSLSQTILLPFAPLFIASLLSPTDPVSAYTGLIVGISSAAGTATAIWLGRLGDRIGHQQVLMVSALVAGIALLPQGIVTNIWQLLILQALSGAAIGGITPSLSALLGRYTAEGNEGAVYGLDSSIVSAARAVAPLIGAMVVTPFGLGSAFFISGCACLIIAAGAARLPALVVAPR is encoded by the coding sequence ATGCAAACACGCTGGCAAACAACCCTCTGGATCATGTTCGTCGCCCAGTTTCTTTCGGCAATCGGGTTTTCGATCATCTTTCCATTTCTGCCGTTGTACGTCGCCTATCTGGGCGTGGTGACCATCGGCGACGTTGCCCTCTGGTCAGGTCTGGTCTTCTCACTGCAAGCCCTGACCATGGCAATTGCCGCACCGATCTGGGGATCACTGGCCGACCGGCTCGGCTACAAACTGATGGTCGAACGGGCCATGTACGGCGGTGCCATTATCCTGCTGCTCATGGGTTTTGCCCGTTCCGCCGAAGAATTAACCCTGCTACGCACCATCCAGGGCATGATCACCGGCACCATCTCGGCTGCCAATGCCCTGGTAGCAACCGTCACCCCCCGCGAACGCATGGGCTTCGCGATGGGGACGCTCCAGATGGGCTTATGGAGTGGCACCGCAGCCGGCCCGCTAATCGGCGGCATCATGGCCGAAACCCTCGGCTTTCGGGCGACCTTCATCACCACCGCAGCACTCCTGCTCATCTCCGGCATCCTGGTCACGGTTGGGGTGCGCGGCGTGCGCCAGACGGCCTCTGCCACCAAACGGCCGTCGTTGAGCATGTGGCAAAGCTGGTTGAGCATCTTACGCACACCCGGCATCAGACCGGCCTACAGCATGCGCTTCCTCAGCAGCCTGTCCCAAACGATCCTGCTGCCGTTCGCACCGCTATTCATTGCCAGCCTGCTCTCCCCAACCGATCCGGTAAGCGCCTACACCGGCCTGATAGTTGGCATTTCATCAGCCGCCGGCACAGCGACCGCCATCTGGCTGGGGCGCCTCGGTGATCGCATCGGGCATCAGCAGGTGTTAATGGTCAGCGCCCTGGTGGCGGGAATCGCACTTCTGCCGCAAGGCATCGTCACCAATATCTGGCAGCTCCTGATCCTGCAAGCCCTGAGTGGTGCGGCAATCGGCGGTATCACCCCCTCGCTCAGCGCACTCCTCGGTCGTTACACCGCCGAAGGGAATGAAGGCGCAGTATACGGCCTCGACAGCTCAATTGTCTCAGCAGCCCGCGCCGTCGCTCCCCTCATCGGTGCCATGGTGGTTACTCCTTTTGGGCTGGGGAGTGCCTTCTTCATAAGCGGCTGTGCCTGCCTGATCATCGCCGCAGGTGCCGCCCGGCTACCTGCACTGGTGGTGGCACCCCGCTGA
- a CDS encoding LLM class F420-dependent oxidoreductase: MTIDVALMIEGQNGLTWSRWQRLAQAAEDLGFAGLYRSDHFTNANPPEKESLELWVSLTWLASHTKRIEFGPLVSPVSFRHPAMTARMAAAVDDLSGGRLQLGLGAGWQEREHTMFGFDLLEVAPRFQRFREGLEVVTRLLRSDTPVTWIGEYYQLREAILLPRPQRPGGPPIVIGGNGEQRTLPLIARYADEWNAVFVPPARFAELNAKLDNLLDAAGRPREAVRRTLMIGSVFGRDKHEVERLLAGRDRQQLRARGILVGVADEIVEQIQAFAAVGVQRIMVQWLDLDDLDRLESFATSVLPSLGQA; the protein is encoded by the coding sequence ATGACAATTGACGTAGCCTTGATGATTGAAGGCCAGAATGGACTGACCTGGTCGCGCTGGCAGCGGCTGGCGCAGGCGGCTGAAGATTTAGGGTTTGCCGGTCTCTACCGCTCCGATCACTTCACCAACGCCAATCCCCCAGAGAAGGAATCGCTCGAATTGTGGGTTTCCCTGACCTGGCTGGCCTCGCATACCAAACGGATCGAATTCGGGCCGTTGGTCTCACCGGTCTCATTCCGCCATCCGGCCATGACCGCCAGAATGGCCGCCGCCGTCGACGACCTGTCCGGTGGACGGTTACAGCTCGGCCTGGGTGCGGGCTGGCAGGAACGCGAACATACAATGTTCGGCTTTGACCTGCTGGAAGTAGCGCCGCGCTTTCAACGCTTCCGCGAAGGTCTCGAAGTCGTGACCCGCCTCCTGCGCAGTGACACACCGGTCACCTGGATCGGCGAGTACTACCAGTTGCGCGAAGCCATTCTATTGCCCCGCCCCCAGCGACCGGGCGGCCCGCCGATTGTGATCGGCGGCAATGGAGAGCAGCGCACATTACCCCTCATCGCCCGCTACGCCGACGAATGGAATGCCGTCTTCGTACCGCCGGCCCGCTTTGCCGAACTCAACGCCAAACTCGACAACCTGCTGGACGCAGCCGGTCGGCCACGCGAGGCGGTACGGCGCACACTAATGATCGGGTCGGTGTTTGGGCGCGACAAACACGAAGTGGAGCGGCTGCTGGCCGGACGCGACCGCCAGCAATTGCGTGCCCGCGGCATCCTGGTCGGCGTCGCCGACGAGATTGTCGAACAGATTCAGGCATTTGCCGCTGTCGGCGTGCAACGGATCATGGTGCAATGGCTTGATCTTGATGATTTGGATCGACTGGAATCCTTTGCCACCAGCGTATTGCCCAGCCTGGGACAGGCTTGA